From Anopheles arabiensis isolate DONGOLA chromosome 3, AaraD3, whole genome shotgun sequence, a single genomic window includes:
- the LOC120902082 gene encoding DNA-directed RNA polymerases I, II, and III subunit RPABC1 produces MDDDAETYKLWRIRKTVMQLSHDRGYLVTQDELDQTLEQFKEQFGDKPSEKRPARSDLIVLVAHNDDPTDQMFVFFPDEPKIGIKTIKTYCTRMQEENIHRAIVVVQAGMTPSAKQSLVDMAPKYILEQFLESELLINITEHELVPEHVVMTPEEKQELLARYKLKENMLMRIQAGDPVARYFGLKRGQVVKIIRPSETAGRYISYRLVC; encoded by the exons ATGGATGATGACGCGGAAACTTACAAATTGTGGCGTATCCGGAAGACGGTGATGCAGCTAAGCCACGATCGGGGCTACTTGGTAACGCAGGATGAATTGGATCAAACGCTGGAACAGTTTAAGGAGCAGTTCGGCGACAAGCCCAG CGAAAAGCGACCTGCACGATCCGATCTCATCGTACTGGTAGCGCACAATGATGACCCAACCGACCAGATGTTTGTATTCTTTCCGGACGAACCCAAGATTGGCATCAAAACGATCAAAACGTACTGTACCCGCATGCAGGAGGAAAACATCCACCGCGCTATCGTCGTCGTGCAAGCCGGTATGACCCCATCAGCAAAGCAGTCGCTCGTCGATATGGCACCGAAGTACATTCTGGAGCAGTTTCTCGAATCCGAGCTGCTGATCAACATAACCGAGCACGAGCTTGTCCCGGAGCACGTCGTAATGACGCCGGAGGAAAAGCAGGAGCTGCTCGCTCGTTACAAACTGAAGGAAAACATGCTGATGAGGATACAGGCCGGCGATCCGGTCGCACGATACTTTGGACTGAAGCGTGGTCAGGTGGTGAAAATTATTCGACCCTCGGAAACCGCCGGACGTTACATTTCTTACCGTCTGGTGTGCTGA
- the LOC120902083 gene encoding 60S ribosomal protein L12 — translation MPPKFDPNEVKHVYLRCVGGEVGATSSLAPKIGPLGLSPKKIGDDIAKATGDWKGLKITVCLTIQNRQAAISVVPSAASLIVKALKEPPRDRKKVKNIKHNGNITFDEVINIARVMRPRSMARELAGTCKEVLGTAQSVGCTIDGRSPHDVIDDISSGAIEIPSE, via the exons ATGCCGCCAAAGTTCGATCCGAATGAGGTTAAGCACG TGTACCTGCGATGCGTAGGTGGAGAAGTGGGTGCCACTTCGTCCCTCGCCCCGAAGATCGGTCCGCTGGGTCTG TCCCCGAAGAAGATTGGTGACGATATCGCCAAGGCGACCGGCGACTGGAAGGGTCTGAAGATTACCGTGTGTCTGACGATCCAGAACCGACAGGCTGCCATTTCGGTTGTTCCTTCCGCCGCTTCCCTGATTGTGAAAGCCCTGAAGGAACCGCCGCGGGACCGCAAGAAGGTGAAAAACA TTAAGCATAATGGCAACATCACCTTCGACGAAGTGATCAACATTGCTCGCGTCATGCGACCGCGATCCATGGCCCGTGAGTTGGCCGGAACGTGCAAGGAAGTGCTAGGAACTGCACAGAGCGTTGGCTGCACCATTGATGGGCGCTCCCCTCACGATGTGATCGATGACATCTCGAGCGGTGCCATCGAAATTCCTTCGGAATAA
- the LOC120902081 gene encoding protein abrupt-like has protein sequence MASQQSFSLRWNDYSSHIARAFESLRYEEDLVDVTLYCEGRRIRAHKMVLSACSSYFKDIFKENPSQHPIIIFKNVKYSDLVSLVEFMYQGEVVVLQESLPSFLHTAELLSVRGLADTCDSIEQHLHSTISDQPTSSLAQQILQTQSRNMNNATITTEPVYFTLPSNSTIVPQIKIESQPPASQQLINKILLKSSNDITAALGNTIVPQAQQQQQQQQTHSQAHLQPPQPSTTATQQQQQPQLQTQTTIREQHQPNLVLKASHSVTMPTLGQPIVAHGSASQPDQNKQQSATALQDLVESVISMPRPVKIERVSKQKDTSTLPTTTAATKQATSTAAVEIKPSTSYTALSTTTNTANQAANSGMDMYEQVPQSHETSYTANTGNGEVKLHISEFINVGESMATTSGGESSTYTHPEGFELVNENIPNRSEPDETIEPSSFEMEIVDMDVADIFPDEGSTTKETTTPADDSSTAKTLDKKYKCKVCGKGFVTCKSLNMHLHIHSGRTKCGICGAVLSRTANLKRHMKLKHEP, from the coding sequence ATGGCCAGTCAACAATCATTCTCGCTACGATGGAACGATTACTCGTCGCACATTGCCAGAGCGTTCGAGTCGCTGCGCTACGAGGAAGATCTCGTCGATGTGACGCTATACTGTGAGGGGCGCAGAATACGCGCCCACAAGATGGTACTGTCCGCGTGCAGCTCATATTTTAAGGACATCTTCAAGGAGAACCCATCCCAGCATCCGATCATTATCtttaaaaatgtgaaatacTCCGATCTGGTCTCGCTGGTGGAATTCATGTACCAGGGTGAGGTAGTGGTGCTGCAGGAGTCTTTGCCAAGCTTTCTGCATACGGCCGAGCTGCTCTCGGTCCGCGGTCTGGCCGATACGTGCGACAGCATTGAACAGCACCTGCACAGTACGATCTCGGATCAGCCGACCTCCTCACTGGCCCAACAAATACTGCAAACGCAATCACGCAACATGAACAACGCCACGATCACGACGGAGCCCGTATACTTTACGCTACCCTCGAACTCCACCATCGTACCGCAGATAAAGATTGAGTCGCAGCCGCCTGCTTCACAGCAACTGATCAACAAAATTCTACTAAAATCCTCCAATGATATTACCGCCGCCCTTGGCAATACCATCGTACCGcaggcacagcagcagcagcagcaacagcaaacgcaCTCCCAAGCACACTTACAGCCGCCACAACCATCCACAACTGCtacgcagcaacagcagcaaccacaacTGCAAACACAAACGACGATACGCGAACAACACCAGCCAAACCTGGTTTTGAAAGCTTCCCACAGCGTTACCATGCCGACACTGGGACAACCGATCGTCGCTCACGGTTCCGCATCCCAGCCcgatcaaaacaaacagcagtcCGCGACTGCATTGCAAGACCTGGTGGAAAGCGTAATATCCATGCCTCGGCCAGTAAAAATAGAGCGCGTCTCCAAGCAAAAGGATACCTCAACGCTacccacaacaacagcagcaactaaGCAAGCGACCAGTACAGCGGCGGTGGAAATTAAGCCATCCACCAGCTATACAGCGCTGTCAACTACGACGAACACTGCAAATCAAGCCGCAAACAGTGGAATGGACATGTACGAGCAGGTACCACAGAGCCACGAAACATCGTACACGGCAAACACGGGCAACGGTGAGGTGAAACTGCACATTTCCGAGTTTATCAATGTTGGTGAAAGTATGGCAACGACCAGCGGGGGGGAGAGTAGCACCTACACCCACCCGGAAGGCTTCGAGCTGGTGAATGAGAACATTCCAAACCGATCGGAACCGGACGAAACCATCGAGCCGAGCAGCTTCGAGATGGAGATCGTTGATATGGACGTGGCTGACATTTTCCCCGACGAAGGATCCACTACGAAGGAAACGACGACCCCGGCGGACGACAGCAGCACTGCAAAGACGCTGGATAAAAAGTACAAATGTAAAGTGTGCGGCAAAGGCTTTGTCACCTGCAAATCGCTCAACATGCATCTGCACATACATAGCGGCCGCACCAAATGTGGTATCTGCGGTGCGGTGCTATCGCGCACTGCAAACCTCAAGCGGCATATGAAGCTGAAGCATGAACCATGA
- the LOC120903918 gene encoding mpv17-like protein produces the protein MSAFAQWIKRYPVVRGMITYSFLWPTGCFIQQKLSGKKLDEIDWKKCWRFFFYGGFIVAPSLYCWIRVASIMWPNQNLKSAVAKALTEQISYTPMAMTAFYFSMSLLESKTVEESLNEVRVKLFPTYKVALCIWPFIQTFNFSVVPEKNRVPFVSMCSLLWTIFLAYMKQKEQKELEAGIFVK, from the exons atgtCTGCATTTGCGCAATGGATTAAGCGTTACCCTGTAGTACGAGGCATGATTACGTACAGTTTTCTATGGCCAACGGGATGTTTCATTCAACAAAAACTCTCCGGCAAAAAGCTTG ATGAAATCGATTGGAAGAAGTGTTGGCGATTTTTCTTCTACGGTGGATTCATTGTCGCCCCATCGTTGTACTGTTGGATACGGGTAGCCTCGATCATGTGGCCAAACCAAAATCTAAAATCAGCCGTTGCCAAG GCTTTGACGGAGCAAATCAGCTATACACCAATGGCAATGACTGCGTTCTACTTCAGCATGAGCCTACTGGAGTCAAAAACTGTGGAGGAGTCACTAAACGAAGTACGAGTGAAGCTGTTTCCTACTTACAAG GTCGCACTGTGTATCTGGCCTTTCATACAAACATTCAACTTTTCCGTGGTTCCAGAAAAAAATCGCGTACCTTTCGTCAGTATGTGTAGTCTACTGTGGACCATATTTTTAGCTtacatgaaacaaaaagagcaaaagGAACTCGAAGCCGGTATTTTCGTAAAATAA